A DNA window from Gasterosteus aculeatus chromosome 16, fGasAcu3.hap1.1, whole genome shotgun sequence contains the following coding sequences:
- the LOC144388784 gene encoding olfactory receptor 10J5-like gives MDNRLNVTYITFGGHVEVHKYRYLYFVIMFTMYILIISCNVIIVCIIMIQKNLHEPMYIFIAALLMNSVLFSTVIYPKLLIDFLSEKQIISYPACLFQWFSYYWLAISDILLLSIMAYDRYVSICNPLKYTTIMQKTTVNIFLISAWILPACLFSVGLLLIAKKEICTFHLKGILCNTTILTLHCVMSRILNIYGVLSFVTFLFLPLLFILFTYARILVVSYRCRGVRKRAAQTCLPHLLVLINFSCSNAYDVLLPRLELDSPKIVRFIMTVQFVIYSPLFNPIIYGLKMRRINNHLKKLFFRMLRGVQLLS, from the coding sequence ATGGATAATAGATTAAATGTGACTTATATAACTTTTGGTGGGCATGTGGAAGTGCACAAATATAgatatctttattttgtgatcatgtttacgatgtatattttaataattagcTGTAATGTCATTATTGTGTGCATCATAATGATTCAGAAAAACCTGCATGagccaatgtacattttcattgcagctttgttaatgaactctgttcttttcagcactgttatctacccaaagcttttgattgacttcttatcagaaaaacagatcatatCTTATCCAGCATGTCTCTTCCAGTGGTTTTCATATTACTGGTTAGCAATTTCAGATATCTTGCTCTTGTCCATCATggcctatgacagatatgtgtCCATATGTAACCCTCTGAAATATACAACCATCATGCAAAAAACAACTGTCAACATCTTTCTTATTTCGGCTTGGATTCTGCCTGCTTGTTTGTTCTCAGTAGGACTATTACTAAttgctaaaaaagaaatatgtacatttcatttgaaaggaaTACTTTGCAACACCACAATTCTAACACTTCACTGTGTGATGTCAAGAATACTGAATATATATGGCGTGTTGagttttgttacttttttatttctccctctgctcttcataCTTTTCACATACGCCAGGATACTTGTAGTATCGTATCGATGTAGAGGAGTCAGAAAAAGAGCTGCACAGACCTGTTTACCCCATTTGCTGGTTCTTATCAACTTCTCCTGTTCAAATGCATATGATGTACTTCTTCCTCGACTGGAACTCGATTCTCCTAAAATTGTACGTTTTATTATGACGGTACAATTTGTAATATATAGCCCTCTTTTTAATCCGATCATTTATGGACTAAAAATGAGGAGAATTAATAATCACCTTAAGAAGCTTTTCTTTAGAATGTTGAGGGGTGTTCAGCTGTTAAGTTAA